The Paenibacillus yonginensis genome segment AATCCTGCAGATTTGCACAGCCGGATCACGGCGGCCTGAGAACCGCCGCTTTCTTCGGCAAGCTGAGCGACAGACATGTCAATAATCCGCTGCGGATCGTTTAATATAAAATCGGCCACTTTGCGCTCGGAAGACGTTAAGGTATTCACGAGTTCCCTAAGCCTCACTAAACCGCCATTCATGGAGTTCCCTTCCTCTCTCTCTTATCCTTGGTCCTCTATAATTCGTTCAGAATAATTCGTTCAGAGCCGTATCCTTTATTTTACAGCACCTGCCGTAAGCCCGTCCATAAACTGCCGGGAGGCTAAGGCGAAAATAATGATCATAGGCAGTGAAGATAAGGTCAACCCTGCAAACAGCACGCTCCAGTCAGTCGTGAATTCACCAAACAGCTGCAGCATACCCAAAGGGATTGTTTTCTTCGCTTCATCCTGAATAAAAATCATCGGGAAAAAGAAGTCGTTCCAAACACCAATAAAATTGATAATGACTACCGTCCCGATAGCCGGCTTCATCAGCGGTACAAGAATGCGAAGCAGCAGACCGCCGCTGGAGCAGCCATCCATACGCCCTGCCTCCTCCAGCTCTGAAGGCAGCGTCCGAAAAAATCCGCTGAGAATTAAAGCCGCCATCGGCAGACCCGCCCCGACCTGAATCAGAATGATAGACCAATAGGAGTTAATCAGGCCTAGATCACGAACCAGCAGAAATAGTGGTACCAGACCCAATT includes the following:
- a CDS encoding carbohydrate ABC transporter permease, encoding MRLRVMKRSVLYVLAVGYAIVSLFPLLLMLISSFKPNVEIFTKPLAWPSKFSVVSYDKLFVELNYSKYIFNSAFVSVATLVILVVCSVMVSFYIARFRFKWNGLLFFYFLLGMMLPIKLGLVPLFLLVRDLGLINSYWSIILIQVGAGLPMAALILSGFFRTLPSELEEAGRMDGCSSGGLLLRILVPLMKPAIGTVVIINFIGVWNDFFFPMIFIQDEAKKTIPLGMLQLFGEFTTDWSVLFAGLTLSSLPMIIIFALASRQFMDGLTAGAVK